The following are encoded together in the Brassica napus cultivar Da-Ae chromosome A9, Da-Ae, whole genome shotgun sequence genome:
- the LOC106365181 gene encoding extensin, producing the protein MVSWLSSLVIAVTFTSLFTGLSARRHLLQTTPATQPPVTTTFPPLPKPTMPPPMPSSLPQPTLPQPAAFPPLPSTQIPSLPNPTQPINIPNFPQISIPNFPISIPNNFPFNIPTSIPTIPFFTPPPSK; encoded by the coding sequence atGGTTTCTTGGCTATCATCTCTCGTCATTGCAGTGACATTCACAAGCTTATTCACCGGTCTATCTGCTCGTCGCCATCTTCTCCAAACAACACCAGCGACTCAACCACCAGTTACAACAACATTCCCACCACTTCCCAAACCCACAATGCCACCACCAATGCCTTCTTCGCTTCCTCAGCCAACTCTTCCTCAACCAGCAGCGTTTCCACCATTACCGAGCACACAGATACCTTCTCTGCCTAACCCAACACAACCTATTAATATCCCAAACTTTCCACAAATCAGTATCCCTAATTTCCCAATTAGCATTCCAAACAACTTCCCCTTTAATATTCCCACAAGCATTCCTACCATTCCTTTCTTCACTCCACCACCTTCCAAGTGA
- the LOC106363706 gene encoding mitochondrial uncoupling protein 5-like gives MGLKGFAEGGIASIVAGCSTHPLDLIKVRMQLQGESASVQTTLRPALAFQTSSAIHAPSPPPRVGIITIGSRIIRQEGTRALFSGVSATVLRQTLYSTTRMGLYDILKTKWTDPETKTIPLTRKLAAGFIAGGIGAAVGNPADVAMVRMQADGRLPVIDRRNYKSVLDAVAQMVRGEGVTSLWRGSSMTINRAMLVTASQLATYDSVKETILEKGLMRDGLGTHVTSSFAAGFVASVASNPVDVIKTRVMNMKVEAGKTAPYKGAVDCALKTVRAEGIMALYKGFLPTVSRQAPFTVIMFVTLEQVKKVFKDFDF, from the coding sequence ATGGGTCTAAAGGGTTTCGCTGAAGGAGGGATCGCATCGATCGTAGCGGGCTGTTCGACCCACCCGCTCGATCTAATCAAGGTCCGAATGCAGCTCCAAGGCGAATCAGCCTCCGTTCAGACAACTCTCCGACCAGCTCTCGCTTTCCAGACTTCCTCCGCCATCCACGCGCCATCGCCTCCTCCGCGCGTGGGTATCATCACCAtcggatctcgcatcatcagaCAAGAAGGCACGCGCGCTCTCTTCTCCGGCGTCTCCGCCACCGTTCTCCGCCAGACTCTCTACTCGACGACTCGCATGGGTCTATACGACATCCTGAAAACCAAATGGACCGACCCGGAAACCAAAACCATACCTTTGACCCGCAAACTCGCCGCCGGGTTCATCGCCGGAGGTATCGGCGCCGCCGTCGGGAACCCGGCGGATGTCGCCATGGTGCGCATGCAAGCCGACGGGAGGCTCCCGGTGATCGACCGGAGGAACTACAAGAGCGTTTTGGACGCCGTCGCGCAGATGGTTCGCGGCGAAGGCGTCACGTCGCTGTGGAGAGGCTCGTCGATGACGATAAACAGAGCGATGCTCGTGACGGCGTCGCAGCTGGCTACGTACGACTCGGTGAAAGAGACGATTTTGGAGAAAGGGTTGATGAGAGACGGGCTCGGGACTCACGTGACGTCGAGCTTCGCGGCGGGGTTTGTGGCTTCGGTCGCGTCGAACCCGGTGGATGTGATCAAGACGAGAGTGATGAATATGAAGGTGGAGGCGGGGAAAACGGCGCCGTATAAGGGAGCGGTTGATTGCGCGTTGAAGACGGTGAGAGCGGAAGGGATCATGGCTTTATACAAAGGGTTTCTGCCGACGGTGTCGAGACAAGCACCGTTCACGGTGATTATGTTTGTGACACTTGAACAAGTTAAGAAGGTGTTCAAGGACTTTGACTTTTGA
- the LOC106368674 gene encoding cyclin-D2-1-like isoform X1 yields MAESLSCGETSDSWITDETNCDGGFTNDELFSKDDNFNGNGSNPMMCSPPSSSLRQETIREMLEREVEFLPGADYLKRLRSGDWELRVRNQALDWILKVCAHYNFGTLCICLSMNYLDRFLTSYELPRDKTWAVQLLAVSCLSLAAKMEESDVPQTVELQVGDPKFVFEAKTVKRMELLVLNTLNWRLQALTPFSFIDHFIHKTNGHVSENSIYRSSQFILNTTKAIEFLDFRPSEIAAAAAASVSISGEVNCIDDEKTMSNLTYVKQQERVKVCLNLMRNLTGEDGTGATLSPQQPRLAARVVPVSPIGVLEATCLSYRSDERTVESCTNSSQSSPDTNNNNNSNKRRRKQ; encoded by the exons ATGGCTGAGAGTCTCTCCTGTGGAGAAACCAGCGATTCATGGATCACTGATGAAACCAACTGTGACGGCGGATTCACGAACGATGAACTTTTTAGTAAAGACGATAACTTTAACGGAAACGGATCAAACCCGATGATGTGTTCTCCTCCGTCTTCATCGCTGAGACAAGAAACAATCAGagagatgttggagcgagaggTTGAGTTCTTGCCAGGAGCTGATTACCTCAAGAGACTGCGTTCTGGGGACTGGGAGCTGCGTGTTAGGAACCAAGCTCTCGATTGGATTCTAAAG gtttGTGCTCATTACAATTTTGGAACACTCTGCATATGTCTATCCATGAACTACTTGGATCGGTTCTTAACATCCTATGAGCTGCCA AGAGACAAGACATGGGCTGTTCAGTTGCTAGCTGTCTCCTGCCTATCATTAGCAGCTAAAATGGAAGAATCAGATGTGCCTCAAACTGTTGAGTTACAG GTGGGAGATCCCAAGTTTGTTTTTGAGGCCAAAACTGTTAAAAGGATGGAACTTTTGGTGCTCAACACTTTGAATTGGAGATTGCAAGCTCTAACTCCATTCTCCTTCATTGATCATTTCATTCACAAGACCAACGGTCACGTGTCAGAGAATTCCATCTATAGGTCGTCACAGTTCATCTTGAACACCACAAAAG CAATTGAATTCTTGGACTTCAGGCCTTCTGAGATAGCTGCAGCAGCGGCAGCGTCTGTTTCCATTTCAGGAGAAGTAAATTGCATTGATGATGAAAAGACAATGTCTAATCTCACATATGTAAAACAG CAGGAGAGAGTGAAGGTATGTTTGAATCTGATGAGAAACCTCACAGGGGAGGATGGGACTGGTGCTACATTGTCGCCACAGCAGCCGAGATTAGCGGCAAGAGTGGTGCCAGTGAGTCCAATTGGAGTGTTGGAAGCAACATGTTTGAGCTATAGGAGTGATGAGAGAACAGTTGAGTCATGTACAAATTCCTCACAGAGCAGTCCagacacaaacaacaacaataatagCAACAAGAGGAGGAGAAAACaatga
- the LOC106368674 gene encoding cyclin-D2-1-like isoform X2, protein MAESLSCGETSDSWITDETNCDGGFTNDELFSKDDNFNGNGSNPMMCSPPSSSLRQETIREMLEREVEFLPGADYLKRLRSGDWELRVRNQALDWILKVCAHYNFGTLCICLSMNYLDRFLTSYELPRDKTWAVQLLAVSCLSLAAKMEESDVPQTVELQVGDPKFVFEAKTVKRMELLVLNTLNWRLQALTPFSFIDHFIHKTNGHVSENSIYRSSQFILNTTKAIEFLDFRPSEIAAAAAASVSISGEVNCIDDEKTMSNLTYVKQERVKVCLNLMRNLTGEDGTGATLSPQQPRLAARVVPVSPIGVLEATCLSYRSDERTVESCTNSSQSSPDTNNNNNSNKRRRKQ, encoded by the exons ATGGCTGAGAGTCTCTCCTGTGGAGAAACCAGCGATTCATGGATCACTGATGAAACCAACTGTGACGGCGGATTCACGAACGATGAACTTTTTAGTAAAGACGATAACTTTAACGGAAACGGATCAAACCCGATGATGTGTTCTCCTCCGTCTTCATCGCTGAGACAAGAAACAATCAGagagatgttggagcgagaggTTGAGTTCTTGCCAGGAGCTGATTACCTCAAGAGACTGCGTTCTGGGGACTGGGAGCTGCGTGTTAGGAACCAAGCTCTCGATTGGATTCTAAAG gtttGTGCTCATTACAATTTTGGAACACTCTGCATATGTCTATCCATGAACTACTTGGATCGGTTCTTAACATCCTATGAGCTGCCA AGAGACAAGACATGGGCTGTTCAGTTGCTAGCTGTCTCCTGCCTATCATTAGCAGCTAAAATGGAAGAATCAGATGTGCCTCAAACTGTTGAGTTACAG GTGGGAGATCCCAAGTTTGTTTTTGAGGCCAAAACTGTTAAAAGGATGGAACTTTTGGTGCTCAACACTTTGAATTGGAGATTGCAAGCTCTAACTCCATTCTCCTTCATTGATCATTTCATTCACAAGACCAACGGTCACGTGTCAGAGAATTCCATCTATAGGTCGTCACAGTTCATCTTGAACACCACAAAAG CAATTGAATTCTTGGACTTCAGGCCTTCTGAGATAGCTGCAGCAGCGGCAGCGTCTGTTTCCATTTCAGGAGAAGTAAATTGCATTGATGATGAAAAGACAATGTCTAATCTCACATATGTAAAACAG GAGAGAGTGAAGGTATGTTTGAATCTGATGAGAAACCTCACAGGGGAGGATGGGACTGGTGCTACATTGTCGCCACAGCAGCCGAGATTAGCGGCAAGAGTGGTGCCAGTGAGTCCAATTGGAGTGTTGGAAGCAACATGTTTGAGCTATAGGAGTGATGAGAGAACAGTTGAGTCATGTACAAATTCCTCACAGAGCAGTCCagacacaaacaacaacaataatagCAACAAGAGGAGGAGAAAACaatga
- the LOC106368673 gene encoding ATP-dependent 6-phosphofructokinase 5, chloroplastic-like, translating to METLSPPIITSTLSIPYSNSSVLRRSHGLSSLILRKQRSPAANLSLISSRSSFARASAVEHGKSSASIDLSDPNWKRKYEREFEERFSIPHITDVFPDAEAIRSTFCLKMRSPTEEFVGGYPSDEEWHGYINNNDRVLLKVIRYSSPTSAGAECIDSDCSWVEQWIHRAGPREKIYFRPEQVKAAIITCGGLCPGLNDVIRHIVITLEIYGVKNIVGIPFGYKGFSDKDLTEMPLSRKVVQNIHLSGGSLLGVSRGGPSVSEIVDSMEERGINMLFVLGGNGTHAGANAIHNECRKRKMKVAVVGVPKTIDNDILHMDKTFGFDTAVEEAQRAINSAYIEAHSAYHGIGIVKLMGRNSGFIAMQASLASGQVDICLIPEVPFNIHGPNGVLKHLKYLIETKGSAVICVAEGAGQNLLEKTNAKDASGNTILGDFGVHIQQETKKYFKEVSMPVDVKYIDPTYMIRAVRANASDGILCTVLGQNAVHGAFAGYSGITVGIINTHYAYLPIPEVIAYPKSVDPNSRMWHRCLTSTGQPDFI from the exons ATGGAAACTCTCTCTCCGCCTATCATCACCTCCACCCTCTCGATTCCTTACAGCAACAGCTCTGTTCTCCGTAGGTCTCACGGTCTCAGCTCGTTAATCCTCCGGAAACAGAGATCTCCGGCGGCAAATCTCTCGCTGATCTCTTCTCGCAGCTCTTTCGCTCGAGCTTCAGCGGTTGAACACGGCAAAAGCTCGGCTTCGATCGATCTCAGCGATCCGAATTGGAAAAGAAAGTACGAGAGAGAGTTCGAGGAAAGATTCAGCATCCCTCACATCACTGACGTCTTCCCAGATGCTGAAGCTATACGTTCTACGTTTTGTCTCAAGATGAG gtCTCCTACGGAGGAATTTGTTGGTGGTTATCCTTCTGATGAAGAATGGCATGGATACATTAATAACAATGATAGGGTTCTTCTCAAGGTTATTAGATACTCTTCACCAACTTCTGCTGGAGCTGAGTGCATTGATTCCGACTGTTCTTGGGTTGAGCAATG GATTCACCGTGCTGGGCCGAGGGAGAAGATATACTTCAGACCGGAACAAGTGAAGGCTGCCATCATCACTTGTGGTGGGCTTTGTCCTGGTCTCAATGATGTCATCAGACAT ATTGTCATCACTCTTGAGATTTATGGTGTTAAGAACATTGTTGGGATTCCTTTTGGTTACAAAGGCTTCTCTGATAAAGATCTAACCGAAATGCCG TTATCAAGGAAAGTGGTTCAGAACATTCATCTATCTGGAGGAAGCTTGCTTGGAGTTTCACGTGGAGGTCCTAGTGTGAGCGAAATTGTTGACAGCATGGAg GAGAGAGGAATCAACATGCTTTTTGTGCTTGGTGGAAACGGGACTCATGCTGGCGCGAACGCTATACACAATGAG TGCCgcaaaagaaagatgaaggTAGCTGTAGTTGGTGTGCCAAAAACCATTGACAATGATATATTGCACATGGATAAGACATTTGGGTTTGATACTGCTGTTGAAGAAGCACAACGAGCTATAAACTCCGCCTACATTGAG gcACATAGTGCTTATCATGGCATTGGCATTGTAAAACTGATGGGTCGTAACAGTGGTTTCATTGCCATGCAAGCCTCTTTAGCAAGCGGACAAGTCGACATCTGTTTGATTCCTGAG GTTCCTTTCAATATTCATGGACCTAATGGTGTACTGAAGCACTTGAAGTACCTTATCGAAACAAAAGGCTCCGCTGTGATCTGTGTAGCAGAAGGAGCTGGACAG AATCTCCTCGAGAAAACTAATGCAAAAGATGCTTCTGGAAACACGATACTTGGTGATTTCGGTGTCCACATTCAACAAGAG ACGAAAAAGTACTTTAAAGAAGTAAGTATGCCAGTAGATGTGAAGTACATTGATCCAACATACATGATTCGAGCTGTCCGTGCAAATGCCTCAGATGGTATCCTCTGCACCGTTCTTGGACAAAACGCT GTTCATGGTGCATTTGCTGGATACAGTGGCATCACAGTAGGCATAATCAACACTCATTACGCGTATTTGCCAATCCCTGAAGTAATTGCGTATCCAAAGTCAGTCGATCCCAATAGTCGAATGTGGCATCGTTGCTTGACTTCAACAGGCCAACCAGATTTCATCTAA
- the LOC106363704 gene encoding GLABRA2 expression modulator, producing the protein MEPAKVDSDAKTVKDPNPSADPKAADQGPAKKVGEDANAEIALSEVEIETKGIDPAAAQAEAQPPARTSSGSKKSVHWSPELVSGSQEPDQKSASSYPAGSNPYIARSPAETSDASLKDTMESVKGALGRWGRRVAEAAKKTESLAGNTWQHLRTAPSFADAAMGRIAQSTKVLAEGGYEKIFRQTFETVPEEQLLNSFACYLSTSAGPVMGVLYISSAKLAYCSDNPLSYKNGGQTEWSYYKVVIPLHQLKAVNPSTSIVNPAEKYIQVISVDNHEFWFMGFLNYEGAVTSLQEALQAGGGLRSV; encoded by the exons ATGGAGCCGGCGAAGGTAGATTCCGATGCGAAGACTGTCAAGGATCCGAATCCGAGCGCCGATCCGAAAGCCGCGGATCAAGGACCGGCGAAGAAGGTAGGCGAGGACGCGAACGCCGAGATCGCCTTGTCGGAGGTCGAAATCGAGACGAAAGGGATCGATCCAGCAGCGGCGCAGGCGGAAGCGCAGCCGCCGGCGAGGACGTCGTCTGGATCGAAGAAATCGGTGCACTGGAGCCCCGAGCTGGTGTCCGGGTCTCAGGAGCCGGATCAGAAGTCCGCTTCGTCGTACCCGGCGGGATCTAATCCGTATATTGCTCGTTCTCCGGCTGAGACGTCGGATGCTTCCTTGAAAG ATACGATGGAGTCTGTGAAAGGAGCGCTTGGGAGATGGGGAAGGAGGGTTGCTGAAGCTGCTAAGAAGACGGAGAGCCTTGCCGGCAACACGTGGCAGCACC TGAGAACTGCTCCGAGTTTTGCGGATGCTGCTATGGGAAGAATTGCGCAGAGCACTAAGGTCCTTGCAGAAGGAGGATATGAGAAGATCTTCCGACAAACCTTTGAGACCGTTCCAGAAGAGCAGCTTCTAAATTCTTTTGCATGTTACTTGTCGACCTCAGCTGGGCCAGTTATGGGAGTTCTATATATATCCTCTGCCAAGCTTGCTTACTGTAGTGACAACCCTCTCTCTTACAAAAATGGTGGTCAAACTGAATGGAGCTACTACAAG GTAGTGATACCATTACATCAACTAAAAGCAGTGAATCCATCAACAAGCATAGTGAACCCGGCAGAAAAGTACATACAGGTAATATCGGTAGACAATCATGAGTTCTGGTTCATGGGTTTCTTGAACTACGAAGGTGCTGTGACATCTCTGCAAGAAGCTTTGCAAGCCGGTGGTGGTTTACGGTCAGTGTGA
- the LOC106365180 gene encoding classical arabinogalactan protein 2, whose protein sequence is MSPKALQVVIFLGFLATSCLSQAPAPAPTTTVSPPTSLPPVTAETPSPVASPPVPVNEPTTAPTTSPTTSPVASPPQTDAPTSGPSSGLTPTSPPAPGPDRAADAPGSAAWANQAFLVGTFVAGALYAVVLA, encoded by the coding sequence ATGAGTCCCAAGGCATTGCAAGTAGTGATCTTTCTTGGTTTCTTGGCCACTTCATGTCTCTCTCAAGCTCCGGCGCCTGCACCAACGACCACCGTTTCTCCACCGACGTCACTTCCTCCGGTGACAGCTGAAACACCTTCTCCAGTTGCTTCACCGCCGGTTCCAGTTAACGAGCCAACCACCGCTCCAACCACTTCTCCAACAACATCTCCTGTTGCATCTCCTCCTCAAACCGATGCTCCAACTTCTGGTCCTTCCTCTGGATTAACTCCTACTTCACCTCCGGCTCCCGGACCAGACAGAGCTGCTGATGCGCCTGGAAGTGCCGCATGGGCTAACCAAGCTTTCCTTGTGGGAACATTTGTTGCCGGAGCATTATACGCCGTCGTTTTGGCTTAG